The following DNA comes from Rutidosis leptorrhynchoides isolate AG116_Rl617_1_P2 unplaced genomic scaffold, CSIRO_AGI_Rlap_v1 contig121, whole genome shotgun sequence.
ATCACTCCCGATGGACTTCAATAAATCTATTAAGTGAGTCCGCCGCCAAGTCATTGAATCTTCTGACGTGTCCACACTCGTAGGCTCCAACCCCTTGACCGCCGAAACATATAGCTTTTTTCCGGTAAGTGAAGCGTAAAGTCTTTTGAACTTGACGGCTACATGGTGGAAACCCAGCTGACCTAGGCTAGGATTATGGTGGACGTTATTGCTATTTGAGCGTGATCGGCTCACCAGCAGATGGAAGTCGTCAAACCAATCGCATGCTGTTAACGGCACACGTTCAATCTTCTCCTCCAAAAGGTCGTACTTGTTTAGTAATAAAAGGATTTTGTAACGATGCTTTCAAATAATTGCCGGCTGAGTAGCATCTTGTTAGTGGAACAATCATTTCCATCTACACAGTATTGGTCGTAGTCGCTCAACGCAACACTGAAAATCACCATGCCGACATCTTCAAACATCTCTAGCCATTTCCAGTTTTCTCCGATGCCCCTCGCCTGTACTCTAATTAGTTGATACCTGAGAACCAAATAAAAAATTAAACGACATGCATGCATGGATAACAAAATATGCACTTTGTAGGACACAAATGGATGGATAACAGAAAGCTCGTATATACCTGAATAAAGAATCATGGTGATCGGCATCATCCATTCTCTCATCTCGTGGCGATTCGGGAAATGAGAACTCAGCACAGGCTACACCATTTGAAGAAGTAATATGTTCGGCGTAAAGAATATCTAGATCAGAGGGTACATAGTCCACTTTCAGTATGTCCACAGCCTGGAGGCGTCGAAAATTTAAATTAGAATTTGGTGTTTTCTGGAATCCAAGTTCCTGTCAAAAATGGATTCTGGCCATCATACTCAGCCATAACAAATTTATTCATAACAGCATTACTTATCCGCTCTAAGAAATAACTCGCGACGCTAGGTAGCATTTCCAGTTCACTTCTTCGCTTGTAAGTGGCATGTATGGCTACATCCTTCAAAAGCTCCTCGACCAATGGTGCATATTCGCGATTCGCAGCAGGGAAACAGTTTCCAAATTGCCGGACGCCATAATTTTTAGAAGCAGTCAGAGAATGCTTTAAGACGTGGGCCAATAGAGTAGATAGTTTTACCATCACTGTCATCAGAAGACTTCTGTTTTCTCGTTTCAGCTAAACTTTCATCTTCAAAGCGCTCGCGACCCTCGAGAACCATACCAAGGTAACTATACACAATGCTTTGGATTGTCACCTTTATACTTTCACGCTCGTCCTCTGAGAAAGGTGAAGTTTTATAAAGAATCTTGTCCTGAAACAAATAATTAACATAAATCAGACCATTCAAAGAAGTCATTATCATCTTTGAACATTTTAGCACATTTTTTATCAATACTTACTTGCTTGAATATTGTGCTCGTCCCAGAACCACTGCATCCAACTAAAAGCAGCTTCTGAAGTGTTCTCTGCTCTAGGTAGTCAGGAACAATTCTGCTATTTAGGCTGCTCATTTCTCTCCAAGGGGATTTGAAGATTTAGAAGGAACGGGGAGTGACAAGACCGCACAAAGGAGCTTTGTTCCAGCCTAAAAAGCAATTTGGGGATAAATTAAAGATCAATCGAAAGTTCTTTAAATACAGACAAATTTATATCAAGGCCGATGCACAATCTCATTAACCCATACCTTGCCCCAAATATAGCCTTTGGTATTCTTCTGACCCTCTACCTGATCTGACCCATCCTCATTCACCCAAAAAATGTGGGTTACCAGCACACTGGACACCTGCCAACTGCAATAAAATCGCATCTTTTAGAAAACCCTTGTATATTTAGGCATTTAGCTTTATGAGAATTTGCGAAGAAAAACCTACCTGTAACATTCTAAGCTCTTTTTTCGTAATCTCTCGACCATTTATGTAAACTTGTGTGTTTCCATTGCTAGCATCTGCCCTGATAGGACCACCAACATTCAGATGAGGGCTGATTATCCTCGATGGTTTCTGCCGTTCCTGTTCATTGAAAAAGTTTTTAGAATTTGCAGAACTAGGCAAAGGAACAAAAAATGAACAAATTTTAGAGCTGCAAGTTCACCTTTCCCCAAAGCCCGGATACTTTATCTTACCAATAGTTTCCTGGTTTTAACTGCTTTGGTGGATTAAGGCAGGTTTGAAGCAAAACCAACTCCTCGTGACAGAGAGGTTTTCCATCTACACGAACATACTCTGAAGGTAACTGGTTGGCTTCACAAAATTTCTCAGCCTTCATAATCTGTTTGACT
Coding sequences within:
- the LOC139881165 gene encoding LOW QUALITY PROTEIN: extra-large guanine nucleotide-binding protein 1-like (The sequence of the model RefSeq protein was modified relative to this genomic sequence to represent the inferred CDS: inserted 5 bases in 5 codons; deleted 1 base in 1 codon; substituted 2 bases at 2 genomic stop codons); translated protein: MPTPRQGIPGTLNTGSNSLRNFDTWRFPLIPVYLNTGNTIPYTSTPGIVNCVIRLNYPGNGESGNGRNVQHELSFSFELYLFQWRLFARYVEQSSKLLLELAGLLFRARLESENRMPPEGSEGGDGTHHYSFACEYNGPPLPYDLPRAVPINVDRIPVATVVTRVSLPNKLSLPVVQPIKSSDPTAKNKLPQSDFDKATVLVSPTSVIAFEERVKDKCAALSGELRSYSTSVSGDLFVNAANSALRLITNNTSKDYHSNELLNGRASFGSTIDFRDSFDKSRGSCSRLRSSELGKESIDWESNESVLXDYPSSRVSSLKPRECNSNTIDDEDEEDNGDGKKPHNVTFRDLELDDGFMDDEFSQDEPRSIQAKRVPQSKGKKGSCYRCFKGNRFTEKVVCIVCDAKYCSSCVLRAMGSMPEGRKCVGCIGYSIDESKXGNLGKCSRMLKRLLNELEVKQIMKAEKFCEANQLPSEYVRVDGKPLCHEELVLLQTCLNPPKQLKPGNYWXDKVSGLWGKERQKPSRIISPHLNVGGPIRADASNGNTQVYINGREITKKELRMLQLAGVQCAGNPHFWVNEDGSDQVEGQKNTKGYIWGKAGTKLLCAVLSLPVPSKSSNPLGEXMSSLNSRIVPDYLEQRTLQKLLLVGCSGSGTSTIFKQDKILYKTSPFSEDERESIKVTIQSIVYSYLGMVLEGRERFEDESLAETRKQKSSDDSDGKTIYSIGPRLKAFSDXLLKIMASGNLETXFPAANREYAPLVEELLKDVAIHATYKRRSELEMLPSVASYFLERISNAAVDILKVDYVPSDLDILYAEHITSSNGVACAEFSFPESPRDERMDDADHHDSLFRYQLIRVQARGIGENWKWLEMFEDVGMVIFSVALSDYDQYCVDGNDCSTNKMLLSRQLFESIVTXILLLLNKYDLLEEKIERVPLTACDWFDDFHLLVSRSRSNSNNVHHNPSLGQLGFHHVAVKFKRLYASLTGKKLYVSAVKGLEPTSVDTSEDSMTWRRTHLIDLLKSIGSDADVLGDQANESTQMTPCRRRMKMSPNEEKK